In one Bacteroidales bacterium genomic region, the following are encoded:
- the ftsY gene encoding signal recognition particle-docking protein FtsY gives MGLFTSEKKKNLDRGLEKTKESVFKKLSRAVVGKSRVDDEVLDKLEEVLITSDVGVDTTLRIIERIETRVSVDKFLNVNELNAILKEEIVLLLEENNSGVVSAFEDPLPASPYVIMVVGVNGVGKTTTIGKLAYHFKKGGKKVLLGAADTFRAAAVDQLSVWAERVEVDIVKQPMGSDPASVAFDTLSSAVSGNADVVIIDTAGRLHNKVNLMNELSKIRRVMQKVIPEAPHEILLILDGSTGQNAFEQAKQFTIATEVNALALTKLDGTAKGGVVLGISDQFHIPVKYIGIGEKLEDLQIFDRNEFVDSLFSHE, from the coding sequence ATGGGACTTTTTACTTCAGAAAAGAAGAAGAATCTTGATAGAGGACTGGAGAAGACCAAGGAGAGTGTTTTCAAGAAACTGTCCAGAGCTGTTGTTGGGAAATCCCGGGTTGACGATGAGGTTCTGGATAAGCTGGAAGAGGTACTCATCACTTCGGATGTGGGGGTGGACACCACCCTGAGGATCATTGAACGGATAGAAACCCGGGTTTCTGTAGATAAGTTTTTAAATGTAAATGAGTTAAATGCAATCTTAAAAGAGGAGATCGTTCTTCTTCTGGAGGAAAACAATTCCGGAGTCGTCAGCGCTTTCGAAGATCCCCTGCCTGCTTCTCCCTATGTCATTATGGTGGTTGGAGTGAATGGAGTTGGAAAAACCACAACCATTGGAAAACTGGCCTATCATTTCAAGAAAGGAGGGAAGAAGGTCCTTTTGGGAGCGGCCGACACCTTCCGGGCAGCAGCAGTGGATCAACTTTCTGTATGGGCCGAACGGGTAGAGGTTGATATCGTGAAGCAGCCAATGGGTTCGGACCCCGCTTCGGTGGCCTTCGACACCCTTTCTTCTGCGGTGTCCGGGAATGCTGATGTGGTTATCATTGATACTGCAGGCCGCTTACACAATAAGGTGAACCTGATGAATGAACTCAGTAAGATCAGGCGTGTTATGCAGAAGGTGATCCCGGAGGCACCCCATGAGATCCTCTTAATTCTGGATGGATCGACAGGACAGAACGCCTTTGAACAGGCGAAGCAGTTTACCATAGCCACAGAGGTGAATGCACTGGCTCTTACGAAACTGGATGGAACTGCCAAAGGAGGGGTGGTGCTGGGTATTTCTGACCAGTTCCATATCCCGGTGAAGTATATCGGTATTGGCGAAAAACTGGAAGATCTTCAGATTTTTGACCGTAATGAATTTGTGGACAGCTTATTCAGCCACGAATGA
- the rpmG gene encoding 50S ribosomal protein L33 yields the protein MAKKGKGNRVQVILECTEHKESGMPGTSRYISTKNRKNTPDRLELKKYNPILKKVTVHREIK from the coding sequence ATGGCTAAAAAAGGTAAAGGAAACAGGGTACAGGTAATTCTCGAATGCACTGAGCATAAAGAGAGTGGAATGCCTGGTACTTCACGGTATATTTCAACCAAGAACAGGAAGAATACCCCTGACAGGCTTGAGCTGAAGAAGTACAATCCCATATTGAAAAAAGTAACTGTTCATCGCGAAATCAAATAA
- a CDS encoding DUF4295 domain-containing protein, with translation MAKKVVASLQSGEGRNFTKCIKMVRSPKSGAYIFEEEMVHNDHIKDFFGN, from the coding sequence ATGGCTAAGAAAGTAGTAGCAAGTTTGCAGAGCGGAGAGGGAAGAAATTTCACCAAGTGCATCAAAATGGTGCGTTCCCCCAAATCCGGAGCTTACATCTTCGAAGAAGAGATGGTGCACAATGACCATATCAAAGATTTCTTTGGTAACTAA
- the rpmB gene encoding 50S ribosomal protein L28, translating to MSKICQITGKKMMVGNNVSHSKRRTKRTFQPNLFDKKFYLEEEDRYVSLRVSAQAIRTINKNGLKATLDDAVKKGFLKSY from the coding sequence ATGTCGAAAATTTGTCAGATAACAGGTAAGAAGATGATGGTGGGAAACAACGTATCTCACTCTAAGAGAAGGACTAAAAGAACCTTCCAGCCGAATCTCTTCGATAAGAAGTTTTATCTTGAAGAAGAAGACAGGTATGTAAGTCTCCGCGTTTCTGCTCAGGCAATTCGCACCATCAATAAGAACGGTCTGAAAGCTACTCTGGATGACGCTGTTAAGAAAGGATTTTTAAAATCTTACTAA